Proteins encoded together in one Variovorax paradoxus window:
- the secD gene encoding protein translocase subunit SecD, translating to MNRYPVWKYAIIVIVLLVGLIYSLPNFFGEAPAVQVSAAKSTVKVDAATQGRVEEALKTAGLTPDLLTLEGGSLRARFGTPDEQLKARDVLQRTLVPDASDPPYVVALNLVSRSPAWLTSLHAFPMYLGLDLRGGVDFLLQVDMKGAIDKKAESFAGDLRTTFRDKGIRGTSVNRNGQTIEVSFRDAAALQTAKQIIQDQFPDLATTEAQDGSNWRLTATIKPEAARRLQDAALKQNITTLHNRINELGVAEPVIQQQGLDRIVVQLPGVQDTAKAKDILGRTATLEMRLVDESAEGRAAELSGGPVPFGSEKFLERNGRPVIVKKQVLVTGESLTDAQPGFDQQSNQPKVDLTMDAKGGRIMRDVSRENYKKRMAMLIFEKGKGEVLTAPSINGELGNRFQISGSMTVAEAADLALLLRAGSLAAPMEIIQERTIGPSLGADNIEKGFKSVMYGFIAIMIFMCAYYALFGLFSSIALAVNLMLLVAILSMLQATLTLPGIAAMALAIGVAIDSNVLINERVREELRNGASPQAAIHAGYDRAWGTILDSNVTTLIAGIALLAFGSGPVRGFAVVHCIGIVTSMFSAVFFSRGLVNFWYGQKKKLKTVSIGTVWRPKTDGTAVVDAE from the coding sequence CGACCTGCTCACGCTCGAAGGCGGCTCGCTGCGCGCGCGCTTCGGCACGCCCGACGAGCAGCTCAAGGCGCGCGACGTCTTGCAGCGCACGCTGGTGCCCGATGCGTCAGACCCGCCGTATGTGGTGGCGCTGAACCTGGTTTCGCGCTCCCCGGCGTGGCTCACGTCGCTGCACGCGTTCCCCATGTACCTGGGCCTCGACCTGCGCGGCGGCGTCGACTTCTTGCTGCAGGTCGACATGAAGGGCGCCATCGACAAGAAGGCCGAGTCGTTTGCAGGCGACCTGCGCACCACTTTCCGCGACAAAGGCATCCGCGGCACTTCGGTCAACCGCAATGGCCAGACCATCGAGGTTTCGTTCCGCGACGCGGCGGCGCTGCAAACGGCCAAGCAAATCATCCAGGACCAGTTCCCCGATCTCGCAACCACCGAAGCGCAAGACGGCAGCAATTGGCGACTCACCGCCACCATCAAGCCCGAGGCCGCGCGCCGGCTGCAGGATGCGGCGCTCAAGCAGAACATCACCACCCTGCACAACCGGATCAACGAACTCGGCGTGGCCGAACCTGTGATCCAGCAGCAGGGCCTGGACCGCATCGTGGTGCAGCTGCCCGGCGTGCAGGACACGGCCAAGGCTAAGGACATCCTGGGCCGCACCGCCACGCTCGAAATGCGCCTGGTCGACGAAAGCGCAGAAGGCCGCGCAGCCGAACTGAGCGGCGGACCGGTGCCCTTCGGCTCCGAGAAATTCCTCGAGCGCAACGGCCGCCCGGTGATCGTCAAGAAGCAGGTGCTCGTCACCGGCGAAAGCCTCACCGACGCGCAGCCCGGCTTCGACCAGCAGAGCAACCAGCCCAAGGTCGACCTGACCATGGACGCCAAGGGCGGCCGGATCATGCGCGACGTGAGCCGCGAAAACTACAAGAAGCGCATGGCCATGCTGATCTTCGAAAAGGGCAAGGGCGAAGTGCTCACGGCCCCATCGATCAACGGCGAGCTCGGCAACCGCTTCCAGATTTCGGGTTCGATGACCGTGGCCGAGGCCGCCGACCTGGCTCTGCTGCTGCGCGCCGGCTCGCTGGCCGCGCCGATGGAAATCATCCAGGAGCGCACCATCGGCCCGAGCCTGGGTGCCGACAACATCGAAAAGGGCTTCAAGAGCGTGATGTACGGCTTCATCGCCATCATGATCTTCATGTGCGCGTACTACGCACTGTTCGGCCTGTTCTCGTCGATTGCGCTGGCCGTCAACCTGATGCTGCTGGTGGCCATTCTCTCGATGCTGCAGGCCACGCTCACGCTGCCCGGCATTGCGGCCATGGCGCTGGCCATTGGCGTGGCCATCGACTCCAACGTGCTCATCAACGAGCGCGTGCGCGAAGAGCTGCGCAACGGCGCCTCGCCTCAGGCTGCCATTCATGCGGGCTACGACCGCGCCTGGGGCACGATTCTCGACTCCAACGTGACCACGCTGATTGCCGGCATCGCCTTGCTGGCATTCGGCTCGGGCCCGGTTCGCGGTTTTGCGGTGGTGCACTGCATCGGCATCGTCACCTCGATGTTCTCCGCGGTGTTCTTCTCCCGCGGCCTCGTGAACTTCTGGTACGGCCAGAAGAAGAAGCTCAAGACGGTGTCGATCGGCACGGTGTGGCGCCCCAAGACCGACGGCACGGCCGTGGTTGACGCCGAGTAA
- the dprA gene encoding DNA-processing protein DprA — translation MERAELAGWLRLSLTPGIGDGAARKLLAAFGLPEGIFAQTGAALRQVVSQAQADALQQQPNGLQAQIDLTWQWLQPGQDDGTKRRIVTLGDASYPASLLEMVDPPLMLYVLGAADFDLTQLANSIAVVGSRNPTPQGAANARAFARALGEAGLPVISGLALGVDGAAHQGALDAAGDSPRLATVAIVGTGLDRVYPARHRDLAHRIRQQGLIVSELPLGTPPLTQNFPKRNRLIAGLARGTLVVEAALQSGSLITARLTSEQGKEVFAIPGSIHSPQSRGCHALIRQGAKLVESVNDILEELPDLRAASANAGLFDNEGAVGSSCSTSAAAAENPLLEALGFDPVNLDALSARTGWSAAALQAKMLELELDGHVARLPGGLFQRTAAA, via the coding sequence TTGGAACGAGCAGAACTCGCAGGCTGGCTGCGGCTTTCACTGACGCCGGGCATCGGCGACGGCGCCGCACGCAAACTCTTGGCGGCCTTCGGGCTGCCTGAAGGCATTTTTGCGCAGACTGGCGCGGCGCTCCGGCAGGTGGTCTCGCAGGCGCAGGCCGATGCACTGCAGCAGCAGCCCAACGGGCTCCAGGCGCAAATCGACCTGACCTGGCAATGGCTTCAACCCGGCCAGGACGACGGTACCAAGCGCCGCATCGTGACGCTGGGGGATGCGAGCTACCCCGCATCGCTGCTCGAAATGGTCGACCCCCCGCTGATGCTCTACGTGCTCGGCGCGGCGGACTTCGACCTGACACAGCTTGCCAACAGCATTGCGGTGGTAGGCAGCCGCAATCCCACGCCGCAAGGAGCCGCCAATGCGCGCGCCTTTGCACGGGCGCTGGGCGAAGCGGGCTTGCCGGTGATATCGGGCCTGGCGCTCGGCGTGGACGGCGCCGCGCACCAGGGCGCGCTCGACGCGGCCGGCGACTCGCCCCGGCTCGCCACGGTGGCCATTGTGGGAACGGGCCTCGACCGCGTCTACCCGGCCCGGCACCGCGACCTGGCGCACCGCATCAGGCAGCAGGGCTTGATCGTCAGCGAACTGCCGCTCGGCACGCCGCCGCTCACGCAGAACTTTCCGAAACGCAACCGCCTCATTGCCGGCCTGGCGCGCGGCACGCTGGTGGTCGAGGCCGCGCTCCAGTCGGGTTCGCTGATCACGGCTCGCCTGACCTCGGAACAGGGCAAGGAAGTGTTCGCCATTCCGGGCTCGATCCATTCGCCGCAATCGCGGGGCTGCCATGCGCTGATCCGCCAGGGCGCGAAACTGGTCGAATCGGTGAACGACATCCTCGAAGAGCTGCCGGACCTTCGCGCAGCCAGCGCGAATGCGGGTCTTTTCGACAATGAGGGTGCGGTCGGTTCTTCTTGCTCCACCTCTGCGGCAGCCGCGGAAAATCCGCTGCTCGAGGCCTTGGGCTTCGACCCCGTGAACCTCGACGCCCTGAGCGCACGCACCGGCTGGAGCGCGGCCGCGCTCCAAGCCAAGATGCTCGAACTCGAACTCGACGGCCACGTGGCGCGCCTGCCCGGCGGGCTCTTCCAGAGAACGGCCGCAGCCTAG
- a CDS encoding DUF1631 family protein, whose translation MSIARSASSLQLARETRERFVLATEGVIVPLAQAIRDRLTRQASEIGSARVMQESRDDFVAFQGQATQWVSLSQTHWRKSVSTPATAGGASSTGGLRLELIGDDVMEGNILSSRLAQAIQDKASFELSDLRLRIQYLEDTAELDAHDVLKPETLAKLLVDQWLAAGLSRALWARVQDTVQQHLIGVVVKAYEDANAFLISKGVMPEIDLKSFVRRTGASGGPATVPGAPYSAGTAGQVPGAASQHGSHASPQTRGFGASAPQLTTGGSPLLLARQRAQTALLSLKRFVAARIGAADMPSTMSSSPQSVTGADGRTPGAGSNAGGGGGGSAQAFSKTFAGVIADAEAAYRMAATQYMQNPGDAATIIQQASVDLRRRSAEIKKRAPTTADKATVEIVALMFQAILAEERIPFSARVWFARLQMPVLRVAIAEPEFFGTLQHPARMLIDRMGSCVMGFDAAAISGSALEGEIRRVVQVIEQYPETGQRVFKLVFDEFVAFLGRYLTQSDTTQRVMSVAQQVEQKETMAIQYTIELRKMLNDMPVRDEIREFLFKVWAEVLAIAALRYGAQGEQTVMLKRVASELVWAASAKPNRADRARVIQDLPQLLQRLRLGMNLLGIIDEPQEAHIKTIGATLSDAFLSKTEAIPAAKIEAMAERLAHLEDFVSDDGGASNLPLDANSIELLLGVDAASIEVVPDTVGSVVAEDMLEWAHELQVGNWFMLDHNDRVTQVQFVWRSDRKQLHLFASADGRSFLIQVGRLANYLQAGLLVPAEEETLTVRATREALAKLDANPERLLN comes from the coding sequence ATGAGTATTGCGCGGTCCGCCTCTTCCTTGCAGCTCGCACGCGAGACGCGTGAGCGTTTCGTGCTGGCGACCGAGGGCGTCATCGTTCCCTTGGCGCAGGCCATCCGGGACCGCCTGACCAGGCAGGCTTCGGAAATCGGCAGTGCGCGCGTCATGCAGGAAAGCCGCGACGACTTCGTGGCATTCCAGGGACAGGCCACGCAATGGGTGTCGCTTTCCCAGACCCATTGGCGCAAATCGGTGAGCACCCCGGCTACCGCGGGCGGCGCATCGTCCACCGGCGGGCTGCGGCTCGAACTGATCGGCGACGACGTGATGGAAGGCAACATCCTGTCGTCGCGCCTGGCGCAGGCGATCCAAGACAAGGCCAGCTTCGAGCTCAGCGACCTGCGGCTTCGCATCCAGTACCTCGAAGACACCGCCGAACTCGACGCCCATGACGTGCTCAAGCCCGAAACGCTGGCCAAGCTGCTGGTGGACCAGTGGCTGGCGGCCGGCTTGAGCCGTGCGCTCTGGGCCCGCGTGCAGGACACCGTGCAGCAGCATCTGATCGGCGTGGTCGTCAAGGCCTACGAAGACGCCAACGCGTTCCTGATCTCCAAGGGCGTGATGCCGGAGATCGATCTCAAGAGCTTTGTGCGCCGCACAGGCGCTTCCGGAGGACCGGCCACGGTGCCCGGGGCGCCGTATTCCGCTGGCACCGCCGGCCAGGTACCAGGCGCTGCATCGCAGCACGGCTCGCACGCATCGCCGCAAACGCGAGGCTTCGGCGCATCGGCGCCACAGCTAACGACAGGTGGTTCGCCGTTGCTGCTCGCTCGCCAGCGTGCGCAGACGGCGCTCTTGAGTCTCAAGCGCTTTGTGGCTGCACGCATCGGCGCGGCGGACATGCCATCGACGATGTCGTCCTCACCGCAATCGGTAACCGGAGCGGACGGCCGGACGCCGGGCGCCGGCAGCAACGCTGGCGGTGGTGGGGGCGGGTCCGCGCAAGCCTTTTCCAAGACCTTTGCAGGCGTGATTGCCGATGCCGAAGCCGCCTACAGGATGGCGGCCACGCAATACATGCAGAACCCGGGCGACGCGGCCACCATCATCCAGCAGGCTTCGGTCGACTTGCGCCGGCGCAGCGCCGAGATCAAGAAGCGAGCGCCCACCACTGCCGACAAGGCCACCGTCGAGATCGTGGCGCTCATGTTCCAGGCCATCCTCGCGGAAGAGCGCATTCCTTTCTCGGCCCGCGTGTGGTTTGCGCGGCTGCAGATGCCGGTGCTGCGCGTGGCCATTGCCGAGCCCGAGTTCTTCGGCACGCTTCAGCATCCCGCGCGCATGCTGATCGACCGCATGGGTTCCTGCGTGATGGGCTTCGATGCCGCGGCCATTTCGGGCAGCGCGCTCGAAGGCGAAATCCGCCGCGTCGTGCAGGTGATCGAGCAATACCCCGAAACCGGGCAGCGCGTCTTCAAGCTGGTGTTCGACGAGTTCGTTGCGTTCCTCGGCCGCTATCTCACGCAAAGCGACACCACCCAGCGTGTCATGAGCGTGGCGCAGCAGGTCGAGCAGAAGGAAACGATGGCGATCCAGTACACCATCGAACTGCGCAAGATGCTCAACGACATGCCGGTGCGCGACGAGATACGCGAGTTTCTCTTCAAGGTGTGGGCCGAGGTGCTGGCCATTGCCGCGCTGCGCTACGGCGCGCAGGGCGAGCAGACCGTCATGCTCAAGCGCGTGGCCTCCGAGCTGGTGTGGGCCGCGAGCGCCAAGCCCAACCGCGCCGACCGCGCCCGCGTGATCCAGGACCTGCCGCAGCTGCTGCAGCGCCTGCGGCTGGGCATGAACCTGCTCGGCATCATCGACGAGCCGCAGGAAGCCCACATCAAGACCATCGGCGCGACCCTGTCCGACGCCTTCCTGTCGAAGACCGAGGCCATTCCCGCTGCCAAGATCGAAGCCATGGCCGAGCGCCTGGCGCACCTGGAAGACTTTGTGAGCGACGACGGCGGTGCCTCCAACCTGCCGCTCGACGCGAACAGCATCGAACTGCTGCTGGGTGTGGATGCGGCGTCGATCGAGGTCGTGCCCGACACCGTCGGCAGCGTGGTGGCCGAAGACATGCTCGAATGGGCGCACGAGCTGCAGGTGGGCAACTGGTTCATGCTCGACCACAATGACCGCGTGACCCAGGTGCAGTTTGTCTGGCGCAGCGACCGCAAGCAACTGCATCTGTTCGCCTCGGCCGACGGCCGCAGCTTTCTCATCCAGGTCGGACGCCTCGCCAACTACCTGCAGGCCGGCCTGCTGGTACCGGCAGAGGAAGAAACCCTCACGGTGCGCGCCACGCGCGAGGCGCTCGCCAAGCTCGACGCCAACCCGGAACGCCTGCTGAACTAG
- a CDS encoding DUF494 family protein yields the protein MFEVLVFVYENYWRGDACPEPEQLGRKLSAHGFEAEEIREALHWLDGLSLATQGMQLERSASDDAVATVTLRGAPEAALPQSSNAMRVYSQAEQEHLGADCLGFIRFLESSNVLSCGLREIVIERAMAAPGDPVALDELKIIVLMVHWSTGIEPDALVLDELCESREGRIAH from the coding sequence ATGTTCGAAGTGCTCGTTTTTGTCTACGAAAACTATTGGCGCGGCGATGCCTGCCCCGAACCCGAACAACTGGGCCGCAAGCTCAGCGCACACGGCTTCGAGGCAGAAGAGATCCGCGAGGCCCTGCACTGGCTCGACGGCCTGAGCCTTGCCACGCAAGGCATGCAGCTTGAGCGAAGTGCCAGCGACGATGCCGTTGCCACGGTCACGCTGCGTGGCGCTCCCGAAGCGGCGTTGCCCCAGTCGAGCAATGCCATGCGGGTGTATTCCCAGGCCGAGCAGGAGCACCTGGGCGCCGATTGCCTCGGTTTCATCCGTTTTCTCGAATCGTCGAACGTGCTGTCTTGCGGCTTGCGCGAGATCGTCATCGAGCGCGCCATGGCCGCACCAGGCGACCCGGTTGCGCTCGACGAACTCAAGATCATCGTGCTGATGGTGCACTGGAGTACCGGCATCGAGCCCGATGCGCTGGTGCTCGACGAACTCTGCGAAAGCCGCGAAGGGCGCATCGCGCACTAG
- the def gene encoding peptide deformylase, with protein MAKRIILSYPDKRLHTVAKPVQGVDARIKALVADMLETMYDANGIGLAATQVDVHERLVVIDVSEERNEPLVLINPEIIWASDEKVLNEEGCLSVPGIYDGVMRSTSVKVQALDENGELRTIEAEGLLAVCIQHELDHLLGKVFVEYLSPLKRNRIKSKLLKQQREEAKEGRA; from the coding sequence ATGGCCAAACGAATCATTCTGAGTTACCCGGACAAGCGCCTGCACACGGTTGCCAAGCCGGTACAGGGCGTCGACGCACGCATCAAGGCCCTGGTTGCCGACATGCTGGAGACCATGTACGACGCCAATGGCATCGGGCTGGCCGCCACCCAGGTCGATGTGCACGAGCGCCTGGTCGTCATCGACGTTTCCGAAGAGCGCAACGAGCCGCTGGTGCTCATCAACCCCGAAATTATCTGGGCAAGCGACGAAAAGGTGCTGAACGAAGAGGGTTGCCTCTCGGTGCCGGGTATCTACGACGGCGTGATGCGCTCCACTTCGGTCAAGGTCCAGGCGCTGGACGAAAACGGCGAACTGCGCACCATCGAGGCCGAGGGCCTCCTCGCCGTGTGCATCCAGCATGAGCTGGACCACCTGCTGGGCAAGGTGTTCGTCGAATACCTGTCGCCGCTCAAGCGCAACCGCATCAAGAGCAAGCTGCTCAAGCAGCAACGCGAAGAAGCCAAGGAAGGCCGGGCCTGA
- the fmt gene encoding methionyl-tRNA formyltransferase, which produces MNPLKVVFAGTPEFARVALEAVAGAGHEVVLVLSQPDRPAGRGMKLQASPVKQCAVANHWPVAQPRSLRLDGKYPEDASAAREALLAAKPDVMVVAAYGLILPQWVLDLPKFGCLNIHASLLPRWRGAAPIHRAIEAGDSQTGITIMQMDAGLDTGDMLLRESVDIGNDSTARLHDRLAELGGRMIVQALADIGQLDRTPQPAEGVTYANKVEKHEAQVDWNQPADPIVRRIRAFDPFPGANSVLDGETIKLWAAYAAPAEQSAAPGTILAVTDAGVAVAAAGSIVMVTELQRPGGKRLAVADFLRGFDLKPGQVFG; this is translated from the coding sequence TTGAACCCCCTCAAGGTCGTTTTTGCGGGCACGCCCGAGTTCGCGCGTGTCGCGCTCGAGGCCGTTGCCGGCGCCGGACATGAAGTGGTGCTGGTGCTGAGCCAGCCCGACCGCCCTGCCGGCCGCGGCATGAAGCTGCAGGCCTCCCCGGTCAAGCAGTGCGCCGTTGCCAACCACTGGCCCGTGGCGCAGCCGCGCAGCCTCCGGCTCGACGGCAAGTACCCTGAAGACGCTTCGGCTGCGCGCGAGGCCCTTCTGGCAGCAAAGCCCGACGTGATGGTGGTTGCGGCCTATGGGCTCATCCTGCCGCAATGGGTGCTCGACCTGCCGAAGTTCGGCTGCCTGAACATCCACGCCAGCCTGCTGCCGCGCTGGCGCGGCGCGGCGCCGATCCACCGAGCCATCGAAGCCGGCGACTCGCAAACCGGCATCACCATCATGCAGATGGACGCCGGCCTGGACACGGGCGACATGCTGCTGCGCGAGTCGGTGGATATCGGCAACGACAGCACTGCCCGCCTGCACGACCGGCTGGCAGAACTGGGCGGCCGCATGATCGTCCAGGCGCTGGCCGATATCGGCCAGCTGGATCGTACCCCGCAGCCTGCCGAAGGCGTGACCTACGCCAACAAGGTCGAAAAGCACGAGGCGCAGGTCGACTGGAACCAGCCCGCCGACCCCATCGTGCGGCGCATTCGCGCGTTCGATCCTTTTCCCGGTGCCAACAGCGTGCTCGATGGCGAAACCATCAAGCTCTGGGCCGCCTACGCGGCGCCAGCCGAGCAATCCGCCGCACCCGGCACCATCCTCGCTGTTACCGACGCGGGCGTTGCGGTGGCCGCGGCCGGCTCGATCGTGATGGTCACCGAACTCCAGCGTCCCGGCGGCAAGCGCCTGGCCGTGGCCGATTTCCTGCGCGGCTTCGACCTGAAGCCCGGGCAGGTGTTCGGCTGA
- a CDS encoding LysM peptidoglycan-binding domain-containing protein, translated as MKKLRTPVRHRTHLFTTLAALAVISGGTTAWAQNYPVTPQQRATAQQTAQNGVPLSELAASAPDEYTVKPGDTLWAISRLYLLRPWRWPELWGMNINEIANPHRIYPGQVLYLDKTGGRARLTMRRGGSGSADGGTIKLSPRTRFDSLAGMALPTLNPSIIEPFLSEPIVVDADTLQAAPRIVAGNDSRVLLSRGDRAYARGNADTPLLETPGPLKNFRVFRSATPLKDPGTGEILGYEAQYLGKAQLQRGESTTVETEKDKDVITVVPASIDIIAAREEIRAGDRLLPEPPRQLLSYVPRAPSTQVEGRIISVYGNAVQFAAQNQVVAINKGTRDGIDSGHVLAILKNGETILDRTGERKETIKLPNERIGLLMVFRPFEKVSYALVLEITDTPRAGDFLVNP; from the coding sequence ATGAAAAAGCTCCGAACCCCTGTCCGCCATCGCACGCATCTTTTCACCACGTTGGCAGCCCTTGCGGTGATCAGCGGCGGCACGACGGCCTGGGCTCAGAACTACCCCGTCACCCCGCAGCAACGCGCCACGGCACAGCAAACCGCCCAAAACGGTGTTCCGCTGAGCGAACTGGCGGCCAGCGCGCCGGACGAATACACAGTCAAGCCCGGCGATACGCTGTGGGCCATTTCGCGCCTGTACCTGCTGCGCCCCTGGCGCTGGCCGGAACTGTGGGGCATGAACATCAACGAGATTGCCAACCCGCACCGGATCTACCCCGGCCAGGTGCTGTACCTGGACAAGACGGGCGGGCGCGCACGCCTCACCATGCGCCGCGGCGGGAGCGGCAGCGCAGACGGCGGCACCATCAAGCTGTCGCCGCGCACGCGTTTCGACTCGCTGGCGGGCATGGCGTTGCCCACGCTCAACCCGAGCATCATCGAGCCCTTCCTCAGCGAGCCGATCGTGGTGGATGCCGACACGCTGCAAGCCGCGCCGCGCATCGTGGCCGGCAACGACAGCCGGGTCTTGCTGTCGCGCGGCGACCGCGCCTATGCACGCGGCAATGCCGACACCCCGCTGCTCGAAACGCCGGGCCCGCTGAAGAATTTCCGCGTGTTCCGCAGCGCCACGCCGCTCAAGGACCCGGGAACGGGCGAAATCCTCGGCTACGAGGCGCAGTACCTGGGCAAGGCCCAGCTCCAGCGCGGCGAATCGACCACCGTCGAAACCGAGAAGGACAAGGACGTCATCACCGTGGTGCCGGCCAGCATCGACATCATTGCGGCGCGCGAGGAAATCCGCGCCGGCGACCGCCTGCTGCCTGAGCCGCCGCGCCAGTTGCTGAGCTACGTGCCACGCGCACCTTCCACGCAGGTCGAAGGCCGCATCATTTCCGTCTACGGCAATGCGGTGCAGTTCGCGGCGCAGAACCAGGTGGTGGCCATCAACAAGGGCACCCGCGACGGCATCGACAGCGGCCATGTGCTGGCCATTCTGAAGAACGGCGAAACCATTCTCGACCGGACCGGCGAACGCAAGGAAACGATCAAGCTTCCGAACGAACGCATCGGCCTGCTGATGGTGTTCCGGCCGTTCGAAAAGGTCTCGTACGCGCTGGTGCTCGAAATCACCGACACCCCGCGCGCCGGCGACTTCCTCGTCAATCCCTGA
- a CDS encoding AzlC family ABC transporter permease produces the protein MFLSSAIRRRPEFRAGIRDMSSAALGIGAWGLMTGVAMVKSNMSVLESVAMTLLVYAGSSQLAAIPLLFAGAPAWVILATGFCVNLRFVVFSLHLRPYLMHMPRWRRMTHGYLTADLSYALFTRRYTSPPVGLDEQKAQEAYLTGNYFVTWCSWMGMSLLGIALANFIPQNWGLGFAGVLSLVAIVCSMATTPLRMLAALIASVTAVAAYTLPLKLNIVVAIGAAVLLCFWLEKQLGLDPDAEDNK, from the coding sequence ATGTTCCTGTCTTCAGCCATACGGCGCCGTCCCGAATTCCGCGCCGGCATCCGCGACATGTCCTCGGCCGCGCTGGGCATCGGCGCCTGGGGGCTCATGACCGGCGTTGCCATGGTCAAGTCGAACATGAGCGTGCTGGAATCGGTGGCGATGACGCTGCTGGTCTATGCCGGCAGTTCGCAGCTCGCCGCCATTCCGCTGCTGTTCGCGGGCGCGCCGGCCTGGGTGATATTGGCCACGGGCTTTTGCGTCAACCTGCGCTTCGTGGTCTTCAGCCTGCACCTGCGGCCGTACCTCATGCACATGCCGCGCTGGCGCCGCATGACACACGGCTATCTCACCGCCGACCTGAGTTATGCGCTCTTCACTCGGCGGTATACGTCGCCGCCGGTCGGGCTCGACGAGCAGAAGGCGCAGGAGGCCTATCTCACCGGCAACTACTTCGTGACCTGGTGCTCGTGGATGGGCATGAGCCTTCTGGGCATTGCGCTGGCCAACTTCATTCCGCAGAACTGGGGCCTCGGCTTTGCGGGCGTGCTGAGCCTGGTGGCCATCGTCTGCTCGATGGCGACCACGCCGCTGCGCATGCTGGCCGCGTTGATTGCCAGCGTGACCGCGGTGGCGGCTTACACGCTGCCGCTCAAGCTCAACATCGTGGTGGCCATCGGTGCGGCGGTGCTGCTGTGCTTCTGGCTGGAAAAGCAGCTCGGGCTCGACCCGGATGCGGAAGACAACAAATGA
- the secF gene encoding protein translocase subunit SecF, translated as MEFFRIHKTIPFMRHALVLNIISFATFALAVFFLLHRGLHLSVEFTGGTVMEVAYQQSADIGKVREAIGKLGYPDVQVQSYGTSRDVQIRLPAQKGMSSDQQSAQVMQALKSVDPSATQRGIEVVGPQVGDELTTNGLKALGMVVVGIMIYLAVRFEWKFAVATVLANLHDVVIILGFFAFFQWEFSLAVLAAVLAVLGYSVNESVVIFDRVRENFRRYRKMSTVGIIDNAITSTISRTIITHGSTQLVVLSMFFFGGPTLHYFALALTIGICFGIYSSCFVAAAIAMWLGIKREDLIKGTPAKRDGDSEDDPNAGAVV; from the coding sequence ATGGAATTCTTCCGCATCCACAAGACCATCCCGTTCATGCGCCATGCATTGGTGCTGAACATCATTTCCTTCGCCACCTTTGCGCTGGCGGTTTTCTTCCTGCTGCATCGCGGGCTGCACCTGTCGGTGGAGTTCACGGGCGGCACCGTGATGGAGGTGGCCTACCAGCAGTCCGCCGACATCGGCAAGGTGCGCGAGGCCATCGGCAAGCTCGGCTACCCGGACGTGCAGGTGCAGAGCTACGGCACGTCGCGCGACGTGCAGATCCGCCTGCCGGCGCAAAAGGGCATGAGCTCCGACCAGCAAAGCGCGCAGGTCATGCAGGCGCTGAAGTCGGTCGATCCTTCGGCCACGCAGCGCGGCATCGAGGTTGTCGGGCCGCAGGTGGGCGACGAGCTCACCACCAACGGGCTCAAGGCGCTCGGCATGGTGGTGGTCGGCATCATGATCTACCTGGCGGTGCGCTTCGAATGGAAGTTCGCCGTGGCCACCGTGCTGGCCAACCTGCACGACGTGGTCATCATCCTGGGGTTCTTTGCATTCTTCCAGTGGGAGTTTTCGCTCGCCGTGCTCGCCGCGGTGCTGGCGGTGCTGGGGTATTCGGTCAATGAATCGGTCGTGATCTTCGACCGGGTGCGCGAGAATTTCCGCCGCTACCGCAAGATGAGCACGGTCGGGATCATCGACAACGCGATCACCTCGACCATCAGCCGGACCATCATCACCCACGGCTCGACGCAGCTGGTGGTGCTCTCGATGTTCTTCTTCGGCGGCCCGACCCTGCACTACTTTGCCCTGGCGCTGACCATCGGCATCTGCTTCGGCATCTACTCGTCGTGCTTCGTGGCGGCGGCCATTGCCATGTGGCTCGGCATCAAGCGCGAAGACCTCATCAAGGGCACGCCAGCCAAGCGCGACGGCGATTCCGAGGACGACCCGAACGCCGGCGCCGTGGTCTGA